A genomic window from Pyxicephalus adspersus chromosome 2, UCB_Pads_2.0, whole genome shotgun sequence includes:
- the LOC140322344 gene encoding olfactory receptor 5AR1-like: MKDACGWRHRHANNDTSLQAFHILAFSKTQGLSVVLFISILLMYLISSVGNLLITSLVCLASTLHTPMYFFLCNLSVQDMLYITSILPKLMAITVTDDTSISFTGCIMQMFMFVFCLDAEFFLLTAMAYDRYVAICKPLHYSAIMNNRVCLLLNVLCWIAGGLNGLMHSLMVSKLSFCKLQDINHIFCELKTMLAISCSDTSKIITIILIEGLFIGVIPFFLIMTSYIFIISAILKIRTSAGRLKIFSSCSSHLVIVILLYGTSLGFYMKTDSENSQEQDKLFSLLYIAVVPMLNPLVYSLRNKEVVNAMKTLFKITKLTVRSQYYNK, from the exons ATGAAGGATGCCTGTGGGTGGAG gcATAGACATGCAAATAATGATACATCCCTGCAAGCATTCCATATTCTGGCATTTTCCAAAACTCAAGGTTTGTCAGTAGTactttttataagcattttattaATGTACTTAATTTCATCAGTGGGAAACCTGCTTATTACATCTCTTGTTTGTCTGGCCTCTACGTTGCACACacctatgtatttctttctgtgtAACCTTTCAGTACAAGACATGCTTTATATCACCTCCATTTTACCAAAGCTTATGGCTATCACAGTGACAGATGACACCAGCATATCATTCACTGGCTGCATAATGCAGATGTTTATGTTTGTATTCTGTCTGGATGCAGAATTCTTCCTGCTGACCGCCATGGCTTATGACCGTTATGTAGCTATTTGTAAACCTCTTCACTACTCTGCTATCATGAACAATAGGGTTTGCTTGCTGCTGAATGTTTTATGTTGGATTGCTGGTGGATTAAATGGTTTGATGCATTCACTGATGGTGTCTAAATTATCGTTCTGTAAATTACAGGACATCAACCATATTTTCTGTGAACTTAAAACAATGCTAGCAATCTCTTGCTCAGATACATcaaaaattattactattattttaattGAGGGATTATTCATTGGGGTAATtccattttttctaataatgacttcctatatatttatcatatctGCCATTTTAAAAATTCGCACATCAGCAGGTAGACTGAAGATATTCTCCAGTTGCTCTTCCCATCTGGTTATTGTTATTTTACTGTATGGAACATCACTTGGGTTTTACATGAAAACAGATTCAGAAAATTCTCAAGAACAAGACAAACTTTTTTCACTACTGTACATTGCCGTGGTTCCAATGTTAAACCCATTGGTGTATAGTCTGAGAAACAAAGAGGTTGTAAATGCTATGAAGACGTTATTCAAAATAACCAAATTGACTGTAAGGAgtcaatattacaataaatga
- the LOC140322345 gene encoding olfactory receptor 13F1-like — MCSNYTLYPNDFHLLAFASYVDLCQILFIVVLVIYLLTVTGNMIIVMSVCLVYSLHTPMYFFLCNLSIQDIIYVSAILPKLIFIIITGDDRISFQACFTQMFMFAACVDTEFCILTSMAYDRYVAICLPLQYHIIMNKKIYVLLAATSWLVSSINSCIFTFIISKLSFCVTLNVNHYFCDLRTILKLTCCKIRTITIIIFIEIVLLGIVPFVLIVTSYIKIISTILKIHTIEGRLRAFSSCSSHLIIVSIFCGTVLSLYIKPESANSEELDKFLSLLYAVLVPLLNPLVYSLRNKEVLKVLKAITSRKISR; from the coding sequence ATGTGCTCTAATTACACTTTATATCCAAATGATTTTCATTTGTTGGCATTTGCTAGTTATGTAGATTTATgccagattttatttattgttgtactTGTTATTTACCTGTTGACTGTAACTGGAAACATGATCATTGTAATGTCTGTTTGTTTAGTATACAGTCTGCACACTCCAATGTATTTCTTCCTATGTAACCTGTCCATCCAGGATATTATCTATGTCTCTGCTATTCTTCCTAAACTAATATTCATTATAATAACTGGTGATGATCGAATATCCTTCCAAGCCTGCTTCACTCAAATGTTCATGTTTGCAGCTTGTGTCGACACTGAATTTTGCATACTTACCTCTATGGCCTATGACCGATATGTCGCCATATGTTTGCCTCTGCAGTatcatattattatgaataaaaagatttatgtACTATTGGCTGCTACATCCTGGCTTGTCAGTTCTATAAAttcatgtatttttacttttataatatcAAAGTTATCCTTTTGTGTAACACTAAATGTCAACCATTATTTTTGTGATCTAAGGACTATATTAAAGCTGACTTGCTGcaaaatcagaacaataaccattataatatttatagaaatagTGCTTTTGGGGATTGTTCCCTTTGTTCTAATTGTAACCTCCTACATAAAGATTATATCCACTATATTAAAGATTCATACAATAGAAGGAAGATTGAGAGCTTTTTCCAGCTGCTCCTCTCATCTGATCATTGTTTCAATCTTCTGTGGGACAGTTCTCAGTCTGTACATCAAACCTGAGTCTGCAAATTCTGAAGAGCTGGATAAATTCCTCTCATTATTGTATGCTGTTTTGGTTCCACTTTTAAATCCTTTGGTTTATAGTCTGAGGAATAAAGAAGTACTCAAAGTTCTCAAAGCTATCACTAGCAGAAAAATATCCAGATAA